A single genomic interval of Phocoenobacter uteri harbors:
- the mnmE gene encoding tRNA uridine-5-carboxymethylaminomethyl(34) synthesis GTPase MnmE: MKETIVAQATPIGRGGVGILRISGPLAETVAQEVLGKTLKPRMANYLPFKDIDGSTIDQGIALFFKAPNSFTGEDVLELQGHGGQIILDILLKRILQVKGLRIARAGEFSEQAFLNDKLDLAQAEAIADLIDATSEQAARSALKSLQGEFSNKIHQLVDDVIYLRTYVEASIDFPDEEIDFLADGKIENKLNQIIASLDNVRKEAKQGSIIREGMKVVIAGRPNAGKSSLLNALAGRDAAIVTNIAGTTRDVLREHIHIDGMPLHIIDTAGLRDASDEVERIGIERAWGEIEQADHVLLMIDSTESSTENIQTEWQDFLTRLPENIPVTVIRNKVDLSGEKEGFEKLNNFDLIRLSAQTKVGVELLREHLKQSMGYQSSTEGGFIARRRHLVALEKAAEHLANGHTQLTEFYAGELLAEELRMTQNALSEITGEFTSDDLLGNIFSSFCIGK; the protein is encoded by the coding sequence ATGAAAGAAACTATAGTTGCACAAGCAACCCCAATCGGTCGTGGTGGGGTTGGTATTTTACGTATTTCAGGACCTTTGGCTGAAACAGTAGCTCAGGAAGTGTTAGGGAAAACCCTTAAGCCTCGAATGGCAAATTATTTACCTTTTAAGGACATTGATGGTTCAACCATTGATCAAGGGATTGCATTATTTTTTAAAGCCCCCAATTCTTTTACTGGCGAAGATGTTCTTGAGTTACAAGGACACGGCGGGCAGATTATTTTAGATATTCTGTTAAAACGTATTTTACAAGTAAAAGGCTTACGTATTGCTCGTGCAGGGGAATTCTCTGAACAGGCCTTTTTAAATGATAAATTAGATTTGGCCCAAGCCGAAGCGATTGCCGATTTAATTGACGCTACCTCTGAACAAGCGGCTCGTAGTGCGTTAAAATCATTACAAGGCGAGTTTTCAAATAAAATTCATCAGCTTGTTGATGATGTAATTTATTTGCGTACCTATGTGGAAGCATCGATTGATTTTCCTGATGAAGAAATTGATTTTCTTGCGGACGGTAAAATTGAGAATAAACTTAACCAAATTATTGCCAGTTTAGACAATGTGCGTAAAGAAGCAAAGCAAGGTTCAATTATTCGTGAAGGAATGAAAGTCGTGATTGCAGGGCGTCCAAATGCAGGAAAATCAAGCTTATTGAATGCCCTTGCAGGACGAGATGCAGCGATTGTAACCAATATTGCAGGAACAACTCGCGATGTATTGCGTGAGCATATTCATATTGATGGAATGCCATTGCATATTATCGATACTGCAGGCTTACGAGATGCAAGTGATGAAGTGGAACGTATTGGGATTGAGCGTGCGTGGGGCGAAATCGAGCAAGCGGATCACGTTTTATTGATGATTGATAGCACTGAAAGTAGCACTGAAAATATTCAAACTGAATGGCAAGATTTTCTCACTCGTTTACCTGAAAATATTCCAGTAACGGTCATTCGCAATAAAGTGGATCTCTCTGGTGAAAAAGAAGGTTTTGAGAAATTAAACAACTTTGATTTAATCCGCCTTTCTGCCCAAACAAAAGTTGGGGTGGAGCTGTTACGTGAACATTTGAAACAATCAATGGGTTATCAAAGCTCAACGGAGGGAGGCTTTATTGCTCGCCGTCGCCATTTAGTTGCCCTTGAAAAAGCGGCGGAACATTTAGCCAATGGACATACGCAATTAACCGAATTTTATGCAGGCGAATTACTAGCAGAAGAGCTACGAATGACACAAAATGCGTTAAGTGAAATTACAGGTGAATTTACCTCTGATGATTTACTCGGTAATATTTTCAGTTCATTTTGTATCGGAAAATAA
- the aceF gene encoding pyruvate dehydrogenase complex dihydrolipoyllysine-residue acetyltransferase, with protein sequence MAKEIQIPDIGGDEVTVTEIMVKVGDTIEVDQSVINVEGDKASMEVPAPEAGVVKEILVKEGDAVTTGTPMLVLESADAAPAPVAEEPKAETAAPVATASAVVDVNVPDIGGDEVTVTEIMVKVGDSVEEDQSILNVEGDKASMEVPAPMAGVVKEILIAEGDMVSTGKLVMRFETSAPAAAEAPAQPQAAPVEAPKQEAAPAPAASSAKNESGLSQDKVEASASFAHATPVIRRLAREFGVNLDNIKGTGRKNRIVKEDLQAYVKNAVQVFENKASGKAGNGVADGSGLGLLPWPKVDFSKFGETEEVELGRIQKISGANLHRNWVMIPHVTQWDKADITTLEEFRKEQNAYLQKTKQDVKITPLVFIMKAAAKALEQFPRFNSSLSEDGQRLTLKKYVNIGIAVDTPNGLVVPVFKNVNKKGILELSREIAEVSKKAREGKLTASDMQGGCFTISSLGGIGGTHFTPIVNAPEVAILGVSKSEMTPVWNGKDFDARLMLPLSLSYDHRVIDGADGARFITYLSSVLADLRRLAM encoded by the coding sequence ATGGCAAAAGAAATTCAAATCCCAGATATCGGTGGTGATGAAGTTACCGTAACTGAAATTATGGTAAAAGTGGGCGATACTATCGAAGTAGATCAGTCTGTAATTAACGTTGAAGGTGATAAAGCGTCAATGGAAGTACCAGCACCAGAAGCGGGCGTGGTAAAAGAAATTCTTGTAAAAGAAGGCGACGCAGTAACGACTGGCACACCAATGTTAGTATTGGAATCAGCTGACGCAGCGCCTGCACCAGTAGCAGAAGAGCCAAAAGCAGAAACAGCAGCACCAGTGGCAACAGCGTCAGCAGTCGTTGATGTAAACGTGCCTGATATTGGTGGTGATGAAGTAACCGTAACTGAAATTATGGTTAAAGTTGGCGATAGCGTAGAAGAAGATCAATCAATCTTAAACGTTGAAGGCGACAAAGCATCAATGGAAGTCCCTGCTCCAATGGCGGGCGTGGTAAAAGAAATTTTAATCGCAGAAGGCGATATGGTTTCTACGGGTAAATTAGTAATGCGTTTTGAAACCTCTGCTCCAGCAGCAGCGGAAGCACCTGCTCAACCACAAGCGGCACCAGTAGAAGCACCAAAACAAGAAGCAGCACCTGCACCAGCAGCCTCTTCTGCGAAAAATGAATCTGGTTTAAGCCAAGATAAAGTAGAAGCAAGTGCAAGCTTTGCTCACGCAACACCTGTGATTCGTCGTTTAGCACGTGAATTTGGCGTAAACTTAGATAATATTAAAGGTACAGGTCGTAAAAACCGTATCGTGAAAGAAGATTTACAAGCTTACGTTAAAAATGCGGTTCAAGTATTTGAAAACAAAGCGTCAGGTAAAGCAGGCAACGGCGTAGCAGACGGTTCTGGTTTAGGTTTATTACCTTGGCCAAAAGTTGATTTCAGCAAATTTGGGGAAACCGAAGAAGTTGAATTAGGTCGTATCCAAAAAATCTCAGGGGCAAACTTACACCGTAACTGGGTAATGATCCCACACGTAACACAATGGGATAAAGCGGATATCACAACCCTTGAAGAATTCCGTAAAGAGCAAAATGCTTACTTACAAAAAACCAAACAAGACGTGAAAATCACGCCACTTGTTTTCATTATGAAAGCAGCAGCAAAAGCCTTAGAGCAATTCCCACGTTTCAATAGCTCATTGTCAGAAGACGGTCAGCGTTTAACCTTGAAAAAATACGTGAATATCGGTATCGCAGTAGATACGCCAAACGGCTTAGTCGTACCTGTATTTAAAAATGTAAACAAAAAAGGCATTTTAGAACTTTCTCGTGAAATCGCAGAAGTGTCTAAAAAAGCACGTGAAGGTAAATTAACCGCGTCAGATATGCAAGGTGGCTGTTTCACAATTTCATCATTAGGTGGAATCGGTGGTACGCACTTTACTCCAATCGTAAATGCACCAGAAGTGGCTATTTTAGGTGTGTCTAAATCTGAAATGACACCAGTTTGGAACGGTAAAGACTTTGACGCTCGTTTAATGTTACCATTATCATTATCTTACGATCACAGAGTGATTGACGGTGCTGATGGTGCAAGATTTATCACATATTTAAGTAGCGTATTAGCGGATCTTCGTCGTTTAGCGATGTAA
- a CDS encoding inositol monophosphatase family protein, producing the protein MNISIQQRYLFSQKLIKEAGKIALDYYLNRENLTIECKKGEKLDLVSIADKKVEEHIKSALNHSFPNDGFLGEESGADEMDSEFCWVVDPIDGTNPFLYGLHAWCVSIALLHNKEIVVGVIFDPVHNELFHACRGGGAFLNQKLIHTMNAISVKDGLMGLGISHRVSADTFTPVLNQLLLDGGMFIRNGSGALMLAYVAAGRLIGYFEPHINAWDVCAGILLIEESGGKVNHFLEGEGLHKGNYILATASNVLYQKFNK; encoded by the coding sequence ATGAATATTTCAATTCAACAACGGTATTTATTTTCTCAAAAACTCATTAAAGAAGCGGGAAAAATCGCCCTAGATTATTATTTAAATCGTGAAAATTTAACGATTGAATGTAAAAAAGGAGAAAAATTAGATTTAGTCAGTATCGCTGATAAAAAAGTGGAAGAGCATATTAAATCAGCACTTAACCATTCTTTTCCAAATGATGGATTTTTAGGAGAGGAATCAGGGGCTGATGAGATGGATTCGGAATTCTGTTGGGTGGTTGATCCAATAGATGGGACGAATCCTTTTTTATATGGGTTACACGCTTGGTGTGTGTCTATTGCATTATTACATAATAAAGAAATTGTGGTGGGGGTAATCTTCGATCCTGTTCACAACGAGCTTTTTCACGCTTGTCGTGGAGGTGGTGCATTTCTCAATCAAAAACTAATCCACACTATGAATGCAATTTCTGTAAAAGATGGCTTAATGGGGCTAGGAATATCTCACCGAGTATCAGCCGATACCTTCACGCCTGTTTTAAATCAACTCTTGCTAGATGGAGGAATGTTTATTCGTAATGGCTCAGGGGCATTGATGTTAGCTTATGTCGCAGCAGGACGATTGATTGGCTATTTTGAACCTCATATCAATGCTTGGGACGTATGTGCGGGCATTCTGCTTATTGAAGAATCCGGAGGAAAGGTAAATCATTTTTTAGAAGGAGAAGGACTACACAAAGGTAATTATATCTTAGCCACAGCCTCAAATGTGCTGTATCAAAAATTCAACAAATAA
- a CDS encoding ABC transporter substrate-binding protein — MKLRTKFSIITTTFMLASGVAQAAGKTFFYCTDKAPKGFSPILVIDGKTYNASSQQVYNRLVEFKRGSTDIEPALAESWDISNDGLTYTFHLRPNVKFHSSKQFKPTRNFNADDVVFSFNRMLDENHPFHNVSNGVYPYFKGMGFHKLLKSVKKLDDNTVEIKLTKPDATFLASLGMDFTSIHSAEYADNMMKEGKPETIDKLPIGTGPFVFAGYKKDQKIRYFANKDYWNGKPDIDTLIIDIVPDATTRYAKLIKSKCDMIEFPNQNDIPEMEKNPNIQMLRYKGMNVSYIAFNSESPIMANPKVREALNDAVDRKAIIDIVYNGFAVSAKNPLAPTVWGYNDDIKPYHQDIEKAKKLLAEAGYPNGFTMKVLMNDQKKGSSLPEPGKLATLIKSDWEKIGVKVELINEVLDYRKRARQGNFDAVIAGWSGDNGDPDNFLSPLLGCDSIGISNYGRFCNKEFDDLLAQAKISSDKAQRTELYKKAQQIVRKEMPWVTVAHSTLVVPLSKRVANYKSSPFGYVYLHGTKLEDK, encoded by the coding sequence ATGAAATTACGTACAAAATTTTCAATTATTACCACAACCTTTATGCTTGCAAGTGGTGTAGCACAAGCAGCTGGAAAAACATTTTTTTACTGTACGGATAAAGCACCAAAAGGGTTTAGTCCAATATTAGTCATTGATGGTAAAACCTATAATGCAAGTTCACAGCAAGTGTATAACCGTTTAGTCGAATTTAAGCGTGGTAGCACAGATATTGAACCCGCATTGGCGGAGAGCTGGGATATTAGCAATGATGGTTTGACTTATACTTTTCATTTACGCCCAAATGTAAAATTCCATTCAAGCAAACAATTTAAACCAACTCGCAATTTTAATGCGGATGATGTTGTTTTCTCTTTTAACCGTATGTTAGATGAAAACCACCCATTCCATAATGTGTCCAATGGTGTATATCCTTACTTTAAAGGTATGGGATTTCATAAACTGTTAAAATCAGTAAAAAAACTTGATGATAACACCGTTGAAATAAAACTAACCAAGCCTGATGCGACTTTCTTAGCCAGCTTAGGAATGGATTTTACTTCAATTCATTCTGCGGAATATGCTGATAATATGATGAAAGAAGGAAAACCAGAAACGATTGATAAATTACCTATCGGTACTGGGCCATTTGTTTTTGCAGGGTATAAAAAAGATCAAAAAATTCGTTATTTTGCTAATAAAGACTATTGGAATGGTAAACCTGATATTGACACATTGATCATTGATATCGTACCTGATGCGACAACACGCTATGCAAAATTGATCAAAAGTAAATGCGATATGATCGAGTTTCCAAATCAAAATGACATTCCTGAAATGGAAAAAAATCCAAATATCCAGATGCTAAGATATAAAGGAATGAATGTTTCTTATATCGCTTTTAACAGCGAAAGCCCAATTATGGCTAATCCAAAAGTACGTGAAGCCTTAAATGATGCAGTTGATAGAAAAGCAATTATTGATATTGTGTATAATGGTTTTGCTGTTTCAGCTAAAAACCCATTAGCACCAACAGTTTGGGGATATAATGATGACATCAAACCTTATCATCAAGATATCGAAAAAGCGAAAAAATTATTGGCGGAAGCTGGTTATCCAAATGGCTTTACAATGAAAGTGTTAATGAACGATCAGAAAAAAGGTTCATCATTGCCAGAGCCAGGTAAGTTAGCTACATTGATCAAATCTGATTGGGAAAAAATCGGTGTAAAAGTAGAGCTAATCAATGAAGTATTAGATTATAGAAAACGTGCGAGACAAGGTAATTTTGATGCAGTCATTGCTGGTTGGTCTGGAGATAATGGTGATCCTGATAACTTCTTATCACCACTACTTGGCTGTGATAGTATTGGAATCAGTAACTATGGACGTTTCTGTAATAAAGAATTTGATGATTTATTAGCACAAGCTAAAATATCATCTGATAAAGCACAAAGAACAGAGCTTTATAAAAAAGCACAACAAATTGTGCGAAAAGAAATGCCTTGGGTAACAGTGGCTCACTCAACTCTTGTTGTTCCACTCAGCAAACGCGTAGCAAACTATAAAAGTAGCCCATTTGGCTATGTTTATTTACACGGCACAAAGCTAGAAGATAAATAA
- a CDS encoding MFS transporter translates to MSILTFFKASPAVPLKDYTEKMFKSTRMKSFWAFSFAYAICYVCRLSFNVAKPALVNNGVLTATELGVIGSAIFITYAVGKFVNSALADHSNIVRFLSLGLFFSALANFAMGMNTSAIALTIIWAFNGWVQSMGVGPCVVALSRWYDDNERGSYYGFWSVAHNVGEGITFVVTAAIITTFGWRFGFNFAGIMGLLGVLVAMMFMKDSPAACGFKPIIQLPSKDEELDNKEVLHHQWAVVKNPAIWILAVASCCMYVARYGVNSWGVFFLENGKGYTTIEAASIISINSIVGIIGTVVSGWLSDRFLHGKRNLMTVAVCLLNAISLAMFLFAPEGATWLIIIGLSIFGITLGIQLCFLGGLLATDISHKSASGIALGMMGVFGYAGAAAGELLTGIMIDKTTIINDAGEKIYDFDSLSYFWVGADLLSVFASVLFSVVVYYQMRK, encoded by the coding sequence ATGTCTATCTTAACCTTTTTCAAAGCAAGCCCAGCTGTTCCACTAAAAGATTACACTGAAAAAATGTTTAAAAGCACGAGAATGAAAAGTTTTTGGGCGTTCTCTTTTGCTTATGCCATTTGTTATGTTTGCCGTCTTTCTTTTAATGTAGCAAAACCAGCATTAGTAAATAATGGTGTTCTAACGGCAACAGAATTAGGGGTGATTGGCTCGGCAATTTTTATTACTTACGCAGTGGGAAAATTTGTTAATAGTGCATTGGCGGATCACTCTAATATCGTACGTTTTTTATCCTTAGGCTTGTTCTTCTCTGCCTTAGCTAATTTTGCAATGGGAATGAATACCAGTGCAATTGCACTCACGATTATTTGGGCATTCAATGGCTGGGTACAATCAATGGGGGTAGGACCTTGTGTCGTCGCTCTTTCCCGTTGGTATGATGATAATGAACGTGGTTCTTATTATGGATTTTGGTCAGTTGCACATAATGTCGGTGAAGGAATTACCTTTGTGGTTACCGCAGCTATCATTACAACTTTTGGTTGGCGTTTTGGATTTAACTTTGCAGGTATTATGGGACTACTCGGTGTATTGGTTGCAATGATGTTTATGAAAGATTCACCCGCTGCTTGTGGCTTTAAACCGATAATTCAATTACCTTCAAAAGATGAAGAATTAGATAATAAAGAAGTGTTACATCATCAATGGGCAGTTGTAAAAAATCCAGCTATTTGGATTTTAGCCGTTGCTTCTTGTTGTATGTACGTTGCTCGTTATGGGGTGAATAGCTGGGGAGTATTTTTCTTAGAAAACGGTAAAGGTTATACCACGATTGAAGCCGCTTCCATTATCAGTATAAATAGTATCGTTGGTATTATTGGAACGGTGGTTTCTGGCTGGTTATCGGATCGTTTTTTACATGGTAAACGTAATTTAATGACTGTTGCAGTATGTTTATTGAATGCAATTTCCTTAGCAATGTTCTTGTTTGCACCGGAAGGCGCAACGTGGTTAATTATTATTGGATTATCAATCTTTGGTATCACACTTGGAATTCAACTTTGTTTCTTAGGCGGATTATTAGCAACCGATATTTCTCATAAATCAGCTTCTGGTATTGCACTTGGAATGATGGGGGTATTTGGTTATGCGGGTGCTGCTGCAGGTGAACTTTTAACCGGTATAATGATTGATAAAACAACGATAATCAATGATGCAGGCGAAAAAATTTATGACTTTGATAGCCTTTCTTATTTCTGGGTTGGGGCTGATTTACTTTCAGTCTTTGCGTCGGTGTTATTTTCAGTGGTTGTTTATTATCAAATGAGAAAATAG
- the lpdA gene encoding dihydrolipoyl dehydrogenase → MGKEIKTQVVVLGAGPAGYSAAFRCADLGLETVIVERYSTLGGVCLNVGCIPSKALLHVAKVIEEAKHAEHNGIYFGEPKIDLDKVREGKEAVVSKLTGGLAGMAKARKVTIVEGLASFVDPHTIVARDRKGNATTVKFDNAIIAAGSRPIQLPFIPHEDPRVWDSTDALKLKEVPKRLLIMGGGIIGLEMGTVYQSLGSEVEVVEMFDQVIPAADKDIVQIYTKQVEKKFKLMLETKVMAVEAKDDGIYVTMEGKACNDTKRYDAVLVAIGRTPNGKLIEAGKAGVAVDERGFINVDKQMRTNVPHIFAIGDIVGQPMLAHKGVHEGHVAAEVIAGKKHYFDPKVIPSIAYTEPEVAWVGKTEKECRQEGLNFEVAKFPWAASGRAIASECSEGMTKLIFDKDTHKVLGGAIVGSNGGELLGEIGLAIEMACDAEDLALTIHAHPTLHESVGLAAEVFEGSITDLPNPKAKKK, encoded by the coding sequence ATGGGTAAAGAAATTAAAACACAAGTCGTGGTTCTAGGTGCAGGACCAGCTGGATATTCAGCTGCGTTTCGTTGTGCGGACTTAGGCTTAGAAACAGTCATTGTTGAACGTTATTCAACATTAGGTGGTGTGTGCTTAAACGTGGGTTGTATCCCTTCAAAAGCATTACTTCACGTTGCAAAAGTTATTGAAGAAGCAAAACATGCAGAACATAATGGTATCTACTTCGGTGAGCCAAAAATCGATTTAGACAAAGTGCGTGAAGGTAAAGAAGCGGTTGTGTCTAAATTAACAGGTGGACTTGCGGGAATGGCAAAAGCACGTAAAGTGACGATTGTTGAAGGTTTAGCGTCTTTCGTTGATCCACATACCATCGTGGCACGTGACCGTAAAGGTAATGCAACAACTGTTAAATTTGATAACGCAATTATTGCAGCGGGCTCTCGTCCTATTCAATTACCATTTATTCCACACGAAGATCCACGTGTTTGGGATTCAACTGACGCCCTTAAATTAAAAGAAGTACCAAAACGCTTATTGATTATGGGTGGTGGTATCATCGGTTTAGAGATGGGAACGGTTTATCAATCATTAGGTTCAGAAGTTGAAGTGGTTGAAATGTTCGATCAAGTGATCCCAGCGGCAGATAAAGATATTGTTCAAATTTATACTAAACAGGTTGAGAAAAAATTCAAGTTAATGCTTGAAACTAAAGTAATGGCTGTTGAAGCAAAAGATGATGGTATCTATGTAACAATGGAAGGTAAAGCGTGTAACGATACTAAACGTTATGATGCGGTGTTAGTTGCAATCGGTCGTACCCCAAATGGTAAATTGATTGAAGCGGGTAAAGCAGGCGTTGCCGTTGATGAGCGTGGTTTCATCAATGTGGATAAACAAATGCGTACTAACGTGCCACACATTTTTGCAATCGGTGATATCGTAGGACAACCAATGTTAGCACACAAAGGTGTTCACGAAGGTCATGTTGCAGCAGAAGTCATTGCAGGGAAAAAACACTATTTTGATCCTAAGGTTATTCCTTCAATCGCTTATACTGAACCAGAAGTGGCTTGGGTTGGTAAAACAGAGAAAGAATGTCGTCAAGAAGGCTTAAACTTTGAAGTGGCTAAATTCCCTTGGGCAGCATCAGGTCGTGCGATTGCTTCTGAATGTTCAGAAGGTATGACAAAACTGATCTTTGATAAAGATACACACAAAGTACTTGGTGGTGCGATTGTGGGTTCTAACGGTGGTGAATTATTAGGTGAAATCGGTCTTGCGATTGAAATGGCGTGTGACGCTGAAGATCTTGCATTAACTATTCACGCTCACCCAACCTTACACGAATCAGTTGGTTTAGCGGCAGAAGTATTTGAAGGATCAATTACCGATCTTCCAAATCCAAAAGCGAAGAAAAAATAA